In Pseudomonas deceptionensis, a single window of DNA contains:
- a CDS encoding sulfite exporter TauE/SafE family protein — protein sequence MLIDFAMYGALGVVLGALGGLFGIGGALIAIPVLGLWFGLDQQMAQGTALVMSVPNVYLALYRYNQRNKINLRQALPLVLMSFCFAWLGATLAVGVDARFIRWGFIGFLLTITLYNLFKLYGSPGQPATGSRFGWPWFGLLGVLAGTTGGLFGVGGAVVAVPVLTSVFGTTQIMAQGLSLALAAPSTSVTLLTYALHGEVNWVMGLAMAVGGLLSVSWGVKLAYAAPERLLRGLYCAFLLLCAALLAIKA from the coding sequence ATGCTGATCGATTTTGCAATGTATGGGGCGTTGGGCGTCGTGCTCGGGGCGTTGGGCGGGTTGTTCGGGATTGGTGGCGCCTTGATCGCAATCCCGGTGCTGGGGCTTTGGTTCGGCCTTGATCAGCAAATGGCGCAGGGTACTGCTCTGGTGATGTCCGTGCCTAACGTGTATCTCGCGCTGTACCGCTATAACCAGCGCAACAAGATCAACCTGCGTCAGGCATTGCCGCTGGTGTTGATGAGTTTTTGCTTCGCGTGGTTAGGCGCGACGCTGGCCGTGGGGGTGGATGCGCGCTTCATTCGGTGGGGCTTTATTGGCTTTTTGCTGACCATCACCCTCTACAACCTGTTCAAGCTGTACGGCTCGCCCGGTCAGCCGGCGACCGGTTCGCGCTTTGGCTGGCCCTGGTTTGGCCTGCTGGGTGTGCTTGCCGGTACCACGGGTGGACTGTTTGGTGTGGGCGGAGCGGTGGTCGCAGTGCCGGTGCTGACAAGTGTGTTCGGGACGACCCAGATAATGGCGCAAGGCTTGTCGCTGGCGCTGGCGGCACCCAGCACCAGCGTCACTCTGTTGACCTATGCCCTGCATGGTGAGGTCAACTGGGTGATGGGGCTGGCGATGGCGGTGGGTGGTCTGCTGAGTGTCAGCTGGGGGGTCAAGCTTGCCTATGCGGCGCCCGAGCGCCTGTTGCGCGGTTTGTATTGCGCCTTTTTGCTGCTGTGCGCGGCCTTGTTGGCGATCAAGGCTTAA
- a CDS encoding LysR substrate-binding domain-containing protein, with the protein MAEFPSIDTDLLRTFAAIADHGGFTRAAEVVNRTQSAVSMQMKRLEEDVLQCALFQREGRNVSLTPEGHVLLGYARRILKLHSEVFNTLRQPQMVGTVKIGSPDDYVMRFLPGVLSRFAQDYPLISVEVHCEPSSQLLQRNDLDLTIVTRKPGTEMGQILRQERFVWMVAQGYSPHEQTPLPLAMFNTDCFCRTWACNALDIQQREYRVAYTSASLAAINAVVSTGLAVTAQLQSLLTPDLRIIGEAENLPQLPSASIVLLRKPNSGSSPIIECFAEYIVEGFKP; encoded by the coding sequence ATGGCCGAATTCCCCAGCATCGACACCGACCTGCTGCGCACGTTTGCCGCGATCGCCGATCACGGCGGGTTTACCCGCGCCGCTGAAGTGGTCAATCGCACCCAGTCGGCGGTCAGCATGCAGATGAAGCGGCTGGAAGAAGACGTGCTGCAATGTGCGCTGTTCCAGCGCGAGGGACGCAATGTCAGCCTTACCCCCGAAGGCCACGTGCTACTCGGCTACGCACGGCGCATCCTCAAGCTGCACAGCGAGGTGTTCAACACACTGCGCCAGCCGCAAATGGTGGGCACGGTCAAAATCGGTTCGCCAGATGATTACGTCATGCGCTTTTTGCCCGGCGTGCTGTCGCGCTTTGCCCAGGACTACCCGCTGATCAGCGTGGAGGTACATTGCGAGCCGTCGTCGCAACTGTTGCAGCGCAACGATCTGGACCTGACCATCGTGACCCGCAAGCCCGGCACTGAAATGGGGCAGATCCTGCGCCAGGAGCGCTTCGTGTGGATGGTGGCCCAGGGGTACTCGCCCCATGAACAAACGCCCTTGCCCCTGGCGATGTTCAACACCGACTGCTTTTGCCGAACCTGGGCCTGCAATGCACTGGACATCCAACAGCGCGAATACCGGGTCGCCTATACCAGCGCCAGCCTGGCGGCCATCAATGCAGTGGTGAGTACCGGGCTGGCCGTGACCGCCCAGCTGCAAAGCCTGCTCACTCCCGACTTGCGGATTATTGGCGAGGCGGAAAACCTGCCACAGCTGCCCTCCGCCAGTATTGTGCTGCTACGCAAACCCAACAGCGGGTCTTCGCCCATCATTGAGTGTTTTGCCGAGTACATCGTCGAGGGCTTTAAGCCTTGA
- a CDS encoding DUF1127 domain-containing protein, which yields MKGQKGFVWVARSLSRESWGARAAARVMRWHQLYLERAHLRKISDAALKDLGLSRADIDTESHRAFWDDPFNK from the coding sequence ATGAAAGGTCAAAAAGGTTTTGTTTGGGTTGCCCGCTCATTGAGCCGGGAGTCGTGGGGGGCGCGTGCAGCGGCCCGCGTTATGCGCTGGCATCAGCTGTACCTGGAGCGTGCGCACCTGAGGAAAATCAGCGATGCGGCACTCAAGGACCTGGGGCTGAGCAGGGCAGATATCGATACCGAAAGCCACCGGGCCTTTTGGGATGACCCGTTCAACAAGTGA
- a CDS encoding class II 3-deoxy-7-phosphoheptulonate synthase, whose protein sequence is MSQIWTPDSWRTLPVQQQPHYPDAAHLLRVEQTLASYPPLVFAGEARELRRQFAEVTQGRAFLLQGGDCAESFAEFSAAKIRDTFKVLLQMAIVMTFAAGCPVVKVGRMAGQFAKPRSANDETINGVTLPAYRGDIVNGIGFDEKSRVPDPERLLQSYHQSTATLNLLRAFAQGGFADLHQVHKWNLDFIANSALAEKYSQLADRIDETLAFMRACGMDSSPQLRETSFFTAHEALLLNYEEAFVRRDSLTNDYYDCSAHMLWIGDRTRQLDGAHVEFLRGVNNPIGVKVGPSMNNEDLIRLIDILNPDNDPGRLNLIVRMGADKVGDHLPQLIRAVEGEGKQVLWSCDPMHGNTIKASSGYKTRDFAQILGEVKQFFQVHEAEGSYAGGIHIEMTGQNVTECIGGANPITEDGLSDRYHTHCDPRMNADQSLELAFLIAETLKQVKR, encoded by the coding sequence ATGAGCCAAATCTGGACACCTGACAGCTGGCGCACCCTGCCGGTTCAGCAACAACCCCACTACCCTGATGCGGCACACCTGTTGCGCGTCGAGCAAACCCTGGCAAGTTATCCGCCACTGGTGTTTGCCGGCGAGGCCCGTGAACTGCGCCGACAGTTTGCCGAAGTCACTCAAGGTAGGGCGTTTCTGCTTCAGGGTGGCGATTGCGCTGAAAGCTTTGCGGAGTTTTCGGCAGCCAAGATTCGCGACACCTTCAAGGTCCTGCTGCAAATGGCCATTGTCATGACCTTCGCGGCAGGCTGCCCGGTGGTCAAGGTTGGACGCATGGCCGGGCAATTCGCCAAGCCGCGCTCAGCCAATGACGAAACGATCAACGGCGTCACGCTGCCGGCCTACCGTGGCGACATCGTCAACGGTATAGGCTTCGATGAAAAAAGCCGCGTGCCCGATCCGGAGCGCCTGCTGCAGTCTTATCACCAGTCCACCGCCACGCTTAACCTGCTGCGTGCCTTCGCCCAGGGCGGCTTTGCCGACCTGCATCAGGTGCACAAGTGGAACCTGGACTTCATCGCCAACTCGGCGCTGGCTGAAAAGTACAGCCAACTGGCCGATCGCATCGACGAAACCCTGGCCTTTATGCGTGCCTGCGGCATGGACAGCTCACCGCAACTGCGCGAAACCAGCTTCTTTACCGCCCACGAAGCGTTGCTGCTGAACTACGAAGAAGCCTTCGTGCGCCGCGACAGCCTGACCAACGATTACTACGATTGCTCGGCGCACATGCTGTGGATCGGCGACCGCACGCGCCAGCTGGACGGTGCCCACGTCGAGTTCCTGCGCGGGGTCAACAACCCGATCGGGGTCAAAGTCGGCCCGAGCATGAACAACGAAGACCTGATCCGCCTTATCGACATCCTCAACCCGGACAACGACCCGGGCCGCCTCAACCTGATCGTGCGCATGGGCGCCGACAAGGTGGGCGATCACTTGCCGCAGCTGATCCGCGCCGTTGAAGGCGAAGGCAAGCAGGTGCTGTGGAGCTGCGACCCGATGCACGGCAACACCATCAAGGCCAGCAGCGGCTACAAGACCCGCGACTTTGCGCAGATCCTGGGCGAGGTGAAGCAGTTCTTCCAGGTGCACGAGGCTGAAGGCAGCTACGCCGGCGGGATTCACATCGAGATGACCGGACAGAACGTCACCGAGTGCATCGGCGGGGCCAACCCGATTACCGAAGACGGCTTGTCTGACCGCTACCACACCCACTGCGACCCGCGCATGAACGCCGACCAGTCGCTGGAGCTGGCGTTCTTGATTGCCGAGACACTCAAGCAGGTCAAACGCTGA
- a CDS encoding spermidine synthase gives MSEERVERLLAEVHDDFGMIRVLEVADYRFLEFGDAIEQSCVFTADPSWLEYDYTRAMFIGALCHEAPESALFLGLGAGTLTQACLKFLPLEDVEAIELRPDVPRLAIEFLGLDDDPRLFIRIGDAIELLDSAEPADLIFVDLYNDLGPAAGHLAWTFLENCQKKLAPNGWLIINQWATDDGKPLGAALLRGLYHRHYWELPVKEGNVILMVPADLEQTLDISALSARAQALAPRLGYSLESLIKAIRPAT, from the coding sequence ATGTCTGAGGAGCGCGTTGAGCGTCTGCTCGCTGAAGTCCATGATGACTTCGGCATGATTCGGGTGCTGGAGGTGGCAGACTACCGCTTCCTCGAATTTGGCGATGCGATCGAGCAGAGTTGTGTGTTCACCGCTGATCCCAGCTGGCTGGAATACGACTACACCCGTGCCATGTTCATCGGCGCGCTGTGCCATGAGGCCCCTGAGAGTGCCTTGTTCCTGGGCCTTGGCGCCGGGACCCTGACCCAGGCGTGCCTCAAGTTTTTACCCCTTGAAGATGTTGAAGCCATTGAGCTGCGCCCGGACGTCCCGCGTCTGGCTATTGAATTTCTGGGCCTGGACGATGATCCGCGGTTGTTTATCCGCATTGGTGATGCCATCGAGCTGCTGGACAGCGCCGAGCCGGCCGATCTGATCTTTGTCGACCTTTATAACGACCTGGGGCCTGCTGCCGGTCATCTGGCGTGGACATTCCTCGAAAACTGCCAAAAGAAGCTTGCCCCCAACGGCTGGCTCATCATCAATCAGTGGGCGACCGATGACGGCAAGCCACTGGGCGCGGCCTTGCTGCGCGGGTTGTATCACCGCCATTACTGGGAGCTGCCGGTGAAAGAGGGCAACGTCATCCTGATGGTGCCTGCCGACCTCGAGCAAACCCTGGATATCAGCGCGCTGAGCGCCCGCGCACAGGCTCTGGCACCGCGCCTGGGCTACTCGCTGGAGTCGCTGATCAAGGCAATTCGCCCGGCGACGTGA
- a CDS encoding DEAD/DEAH box helicase, with product MTQETGGFAAFNLNPNILAAVIATGYEEPSAIQHQSIPIIMAGHDMIGQAQTGTGKTAAFALPILHRIDPAKREPQALILAPTRELALQVATAFETYAKQMPGVTVVAVYGGAPMGPQLKAIRNGAQIVVATPGRLCDHLRRDEKVLSTVNHLVLDEADEMLKLGFMDDLEVIFKALPPTRQTVLFSATLPQSIRAIAERHLRDPQHVKIQTKTQTVTAIEQAHLLVHADQKTSAVLSLLEVEDFDALIMFVRTKQATLDLASALEAKGYKAAALNGDIAQNQRERVIESLKDGRLDIVVATDVAARGLDVPRITHVFNVDMPYDPESYVHRIGRTGRAGREGRALLLVTPRERRMLQVIERVTGQKVAEVRLPDAQAVLDARIKKLTNSLTPLVADAEATHGDLLDRLIADIGCSPRALAAALLRKATNGQALTLAAIERDRPLVPNSAPRERSSERTGDRPDRGDRERRAPVPLAEGRARCRTALGARDGIAAKNLLGAILNEGGLAREAIGRIQVRDSFSLVELPEAGLEGLLAKLKDTRVAGKQLKLRRYRED from the coding sequence ATGACCCAGGAAACCGGCGGCTTCGCCGCTTTTAATCTTAATCCGAACATTCTTGCAGCTGTCATCGCGACTGGCTACGAAGAACCTTCGGCTATTCAGCATCAATCGATCCCGATCATTATGGCCGGTCACGACATGATTGGTCAGGCGCAAACCGGTACGGGTAAAACCGCCGCGTTCGCACTGCCGATCCTGCACCGCATCGATCCTGCTAAGCGCGAGCCGCAAGCCCTGATCCTGGCGCCAACCCGTGAGTTGGCGCTGCAAGTAGCAACCGCTTTCGAAACCTACGCCAAGCAAATGCCAGGCGTTACCGTTGTGGCCGTTTACGGCGGCGCCCCTATGGGTCCACAACTGAAAGCAATCCGTAATGGCGCACAGATCGTTGTCGCCACTCCGGGCCGTCTGTGCGACCACCTGCGTCGCGACGAAAAAGTTCTGTCGACCGTGAACCACCTGGTTCTGGACGAAGCTGACGAAATGTTGAAACTGGGTTTCATGGACGATCTTGAAGTTATCTTCAAGGCTCTTCCTCCAACCCGTCAGACCGTATTGTTCTCGGCAACCTTGCCGCAGTCGATCCGTGCCATTGCTGAACGCCATCTGCGCGATCCGCAGCACGTGAAGATCCAGACCAAGACTCAGACCGTTACCGCGATCGAACAGGCTCACCTGTTGGTTCACGCTGACCAGAAGACCTCGGCTGTATTGAGCCTGCTGGAAGTTGAAGATTTCGACGCCCTGATCATGTTCGTTCGCACCAAGCAAGCGACCCTGGATCTGGCAAGCGCCCTTGAAGCCAAAGGCTATAAGGCTGCTGCGCTGAACGGTGACATTGCTCAGAACCAGCGTGAGCGCGTGATCGAATCCCTCAAGGATGGCCGTTTGGACATCGTTGTGGCGACCGACGTTGCTGCTCGTGGTCTTGATGTTCCACGTATCACTCACGTGTTCAACGTTGACATGCCTTACGATCCAGAGTCCTACGTTCACCGTATCGGCCGTACCGGCCGTGCAGGTCGCGAAGGTCGCGCGCTGTTGCTGGTAACTCCTCGTGAGCGCCGCATGCTGCAAGTGATCGAGCGTGTAACCGGTCAGAAGGTTGCTGAAGTCCGCCTGCCGGATGCTCAAGCTGTTCTCGATGCCCGCATCAAGAAGTTGACCAACAGCCTGACCCCGCTGGTAGCTGACGCTGAAGCAACTCACGGTGATCTGCTGGATCGCCTGATTGCCGATATCGGTTGCAGCCCTCGTGCCCTGGCCGCTGCTCTGCTGCGCAAGGCAACCAACGGTCAGGCTCTGACCCTGGCTGCTATCGAGCGCGATCGCCCACTGGTGCCGAACAGCGCCCCACGTGAGCGTTCGTCCGAGCGTACTGGCGACCGTCCGGACCGTGGTGATCGTGAGCGTCGTGCTCCGGTTCCATTGGCCGAAGGCCGTGCTCGCTGCCGTACCGCGCTGGGTGCGCGTGATGGTATCGCTGCCAAGAACCTGCTGGGCGCTATCCTCAACGAGGGTGGCCTGGCACGTGAAGCAATCGGTCGTATCCAGGTGCGTGACAGCTTCAGCCTGGTAGAACTGCCGGAAGCAGGTCTGGAAGGTTTGCTGGCCAAACTGAAAGACACCCGCGTTGCTGGCAAGCAGCTCAAGCTGCGTCGCTATCGCGAAGATTGA
- a CDS encoding DODA-type extradiol aromatic ring-opening family dioxygenase, with protein MLPSLFISHGSPMLALEPGASGPALKRLAAELQRPQAIVLVSAHWESPDLRVASHPAPETWHDFAGFPPALFAVQYPAPGEPALAAHIVQLLADHGLSARLDAQRPFDHGAWVPLSLMYPAADIPVVQVSLPSKLGPAAQTEVGRALAGLRSEGVLIIGSGSITHNLRELDWHAGPESIEPWAKAFRDWMIDKLASDDEAALHHYRELAPFAAKNHPSDEHLLPLYFARGAGGAFSIAHQGWTLGALGMDIYKFA; from the coding sequence ATGCTCCCCAGCCTGTTTATCTCCCATGGCTCGCCAATGCTAGCACTGGAACCGGGTGCCAGTGGCCCGGCGCTCAAGCGCCTGGCGGCCGAGCTGCAGCGCCCGCAAGCCATCGTGCTGGTTTCCGCGCACTGGGAAAGTCCGGATCTGAGGGTCGCCAGCCATCCGGCACCCGAAACCTGGCATGACTTCGCAGGCTTCCCGCCGGCACTGTTTGCCGTGCAGTACCCTGCCCCCGGCGAACCGGCGCTGGCTGCCCATATCGTCCAGCTGCTGGCAGATCATGGCTTGTCGGCCCGGCTGGATGCCCAGCGCCCTTTTGACCATGGCGCCTGGGTGCCGTTGTCGTTGATGTACCCGGCAGCCGACATTCCCGTGGTGCAGGTATCCCTCCCCAGCAAGCTGGGGCCGGCCGCACAGACCGAGGTGGGCCGCGCGCTGGCAGGTCTGCGCAGTGAAGGAGTCCTGATCATCGGGTCGGGCAGCATCACCCACAACCTGCGCGAGCTGGACTGGCACGCCGGCCCCGAAAGCATAGAGCCCTGGGCCAAAGCTTTTCGTGACTGGATGATCGACAAACTCGCCAGTGATGACGAAGCAGCACTGCACCACTACCGCGAACTGGCACCCTTTGCCGCCAAAAACCATCCCAGCGACGAGCACCTGCTGCCGTTGTACTTTGCCCGTGGCGCCGGTGGTGCGTTCAGCATTGCCCACCAGGGATGGACGCTGGGTGCGCTGGGGATGGATATTTATAAATTTGCCTGA
- a CDS encoding thiopurine S-methyltransferase → MQPEFWHDRWDRNQIGFHLQAVNPYLQRLWSGLELEQGGRVLVPLCGKSLDLSWLASSGFEVLGVELTQTAVEQFFSEQKVEPQIRQQGAFKVYEAGPVTLLCGDIFALTAADVASCAGLYDHAAMIAFPPEMRAAYARHLSSILPTGCKGLLITLDYDQSEMKGPPFSVPDAEVQSLLAPDWALEIIEQPDVLDQEWKFLKGGVTRLVERVYRLEKTGKA, encoded by the coding sequence ATGCAGCCCGAATTTTGGCACGACCGCTGGGACCGCAATCAGATCGGTTTTCATCTGCAGGCGGTCAACCCTTACCTTCAGCGGCTTTGGTCCGGGCTCGAACTGGAGCAGGGCGGCCGTGTACTGGTGCCTTTGTGCGGGAAAAGCCTGGATTTGAGCTGGCTGGCGTCCAGCGGCTTCGAAGTACTGGGCGTAGAGTTGACCCAGACAGCCGTGGAGCAGTTCTTCAGCGAACAGAAGGTCGAGCCACAGATTCGTCAGCAGGGCGCCTTCAAGGTGTACGAGGCGGGCCCTGTGACCCTCTTGTGCGGTGATATCTTCGCGCTGACGGCGGCCGATGTGGCGTCCTGCGCGGGGCTGTACGATCATGCTGCAATGATCGCCTTCCCTCCCGAGATGCGGGCAGCCTACGCCCGGCATCTGTCCAGCATCCTGCCGACGGGCTGCAAGGGGCTGCTGATTACTCTCGACTACGATCAGTCAGAAATGAAAGGGCCGCCGTTCTCGGTACCGGACGCCGAGGTGCAGAGCTTGCTGGCCCCGGACTGGGCCCTGGAGATAATCGAGCAGCCGGATGTGCTCGATCAGGAGTGGAAGTTCCTCAAAGGCGGCGTGACGCGCCTGGTGGAACGGGTGTATCGCCTGGAAAAAACCGGCAAGGCCTGA
- the htpX gene encoding protease HtpX, which translates to MMRILLFLATNLAVVLIASITLSLFGFDGFMAANGVDLNLSQLLVFCAVFGFAGSLFSLFISKWMAKMSTSTQVITQPRTRHEQWLMQTVEQLSREAGIKMPEVGIFPAYEANAFATGWNKNDALVAVSQGLLERFSPDEVKAVLAHEIGHVANGDMVTLALVQGVVNTFVMFFARIIGNFVDKVVFKNSEGRGIAYYVATIFAELVLGFLASAIVMWFSRKREFRADEAGAQLAGTSAMISALQRLRSEQGLPVHMPDTMAAFGINGGLKQGLARMFMSHPPLEERIDALRRRG; encoded by the coding sequence ATGATGCGCATCCTGCTGTTTTTGGCCACTAACCTGGCGGTCGTGCTGATTGCCAGCATCACCCTGAGCCTGTTCGGCTTTGACGGGTTCATGGCGGCCAACGGGGTTGATCTGAACCTCAGTCAGCTGTTGGTATTCTGTGCAGTCTTTGGTTTCGCAGGGTCCTTGTTCTCGCTGTTCATTTCCAAATGGATGGCAAAAATGAGCACCAGCACCCAGGTGATTACTCAGCCTCGTACCCGTCACGAACAATGGTTGATGCAAACCGTTGAGCAATTGTCCCGCGAAGCGGGGATAAAAATGCCTGAAGTGGGCATCTTCCCGGCATACGAGGCCAATGCCTTCGCCACGGGCTGGAATAAAAACGATGCGCTGGTTGCGGTCAGCCAGGGCTTGCTGGAACGTTTCTCACCCGATGAGGTGAAAGCGGTACTTGCTCACGAAATCGGTCACGTCGCCAACGGTGACATGGTCACCCTGGCACTGGTGCAGGGCGTGGTGAACACCTTTGTCATGTTCTTCGCCCGGATCATCGGCAACTTTGTCGACAAGGTCGTGTTCAAGAACAGTGAAGGCCGCGGCATTGCCTACTATGTGGCGACCATCTTCGCCGAACTGGTACTGGGCTTCCTGGCCAGCGCCATTGTGATGTGGTTCTCGCGCAAACGTGAGTTCCGGGCAGACGAAGCCGGTGCACAGCTTGCTGGCACCTCGGCCATGATCAGCGCCCTGCAGCGCCTGCGCTCCGAGCAGGGCCTGCCGGTGCACATGCCTGACACCATGGCGGCCTTTGGCATCAACGGCGGCCTCAAGCAAGGTCTGGCGCGGATGTTCATGAGCCATCCGCCACTGGAAGAGCGTATCGACGCACTGCGTCGCCGCGGCTAA
- a CDS encoding pyridoxal phosphate-dependent aminotransferase — MQVSKSNKLANVCYDIRGPVLKHAKRLEEEGHRILKLNIGNPAPFGFEAPDEILQDVIRNLPTAQGYSDSKGLFSARKAVMQYYQQKQVEGVGIEDIYLGNGVSELIVMSLQALLNNGDEVLVPAPDYPLWTAAVTLAGGHPVHYLCDEQANWWPDLADIKAKITPNTKALVIINPNNPTGAVYSKEVLLGMLELARQHNLVVFSDEIYDKILYDDAVHICTASLAPDVLCLTFNGLSKSYRVAGFRSGWIAISGPKQNAQSYIEGIDMLANMRLCANVPSQHAIQTALGGYQSINDLVLPNGRLLEQRNRTWELLNDIPGVSCVKPMGALYAFPRIDPKVCPILNDEKFVLDLLLSEKLLVVQGTAFNWPWPDHFRVVTLPRVDELDMAIGRIGNFLKTYRQ; from the coding sequence ATGCAGGTCAGCAAATCAAACAAGCTCGCCAACGTCTGTTATGACATTCGCGGCCCAGTGCTCAAGCACGCCAAACGTCTGGAGGAGGAAGGCCATCGCATCCTCAAGCTGAATATCGGCAACCCGGCGCCCTTTGGTTTTGAAGCGCCGGACGAAATCCTTCAGGACGTGATCCGCAACCTGCCGACTGCCCAAGGCTACAGTGACTCAAAAGGCCTGTTCAGCGCGCGCAAGGCGGTGATGCAGTACTACCAGCAAAAGCAGGTAGAGGGTGTCGGCATTGAAGACATCTACCTGGGCAACGGCGTGTCCGAGCTGATCGTGATGTCGCTGCAAGCGCTGCTCAACAATGGTGATGAAGTTCTGGTGCCCGCACCGGACTACCCGCTGTGGACAGCGGCCGTCACGCTGGCTGGCGGTCACCCGGTGCACTACCTCTGTGACGAACAGGCCAACTGGTGGCCTGACCTGGCCGACATCAAGGCCAAGATCACACCCAATACCAAAGCCCTGGTCATCATCAACCCGAACAACCCAACGGGTGCGGTGTATTCCAAGGAAGTGCTGCTGGGCATGCTCGAACTGGCCCGCCAGCACAACCTCGTGGTGTTCTCGGACGAAATCTACGACAAGATCCTGTACGACGATGCCGTGCACATTTGCACCGCGTCACTGGCACCGGACGTGCTGTGCCTGACCTTCAACGGCCTGTCCAAGTCGTACCGGGTAGCAGGTTTCCGCTCGGGCTGGATCGCCATCTCCGGGCCCAAGCAAAACGCCCAGAGCTACATCGAGGGCATCGACATGCTGGCCAACATGCGCCTGTGCGCCAACGTGCCCAGCCAGCACGCCATCCAGACGGCACTGGGCGGCTACCAAAGCATCAATGACCTTGTGCTGCCGAACGGCCGTCTGCTGGAGCAGCGCAACCGTACATGGGAGCTGCTCAACGATATCCCTGGCGTGAGCTGTGTAAAGCCGATGGGCGCGCTGTACGCGTTCCCGCGCATCGACCCGAAAGTATGCCCGATCCTCAACGACGAGAAGTTCGTGCTGGACCTGCTGCTCTCGGAAAAGCTGCTGGTGGTTCAAGGCACCGCTTTCAACTGGCCATGGCCCGACCACTTCCGTGTCGTGACCTTGCCCCGAGTCGACGAACTGGATATGGCCATCGGCCGGATCGGTAACTTCCTGAAGACCTACCGTCAGTAG
- the msrB gene encoding peptide-methionine (R)-S-oxide reductase MsrB yields the protein MEKLSKTQEEWKAMLDPEQYNVCRLKGTERPFSGKYNATKTDGVYHCICCNEPLFDSAAKFDSGCGWPSFYQPIGDSAMIEIRDVSHGMVRTEVVCAKCDAHLGHVFPDGPPPTGLRYCINSVCLDLVPRD from the coding sequence ATGGAAAAGTTGAGCAAAACCCAAGAAGAATGGAAGGCCATGCTCGATCCTGAGCAATACAACGTGTGCCGCCTTAAAGGCACCGAACGGCCGTTTTCGGGTAAGTACAACGCCACTAAAACGGACGGTGTTTACCACTGTATTTGCTGCAACGAGCCGTTGTTCGACTCAGCGGCCAAGTTCGATTCCGGTTGCGGCTGGCCGAGCTTTTACCAGCCGATTGGCGACAGTGCGATGATCGAGATCCGTGACGTCAGCCACGGCATGGTGCGTACTGAAGTGGTCTGCGCCAAATGTGATGCGCATCTGGGTCATGTGTTCCCCGATGGTCCGCCACCGACCGGGTTGCGCTACTGCATCAACTCGGTGTGCCTGGACCTGGTTCCCCGCGACTGA
- a CDS encoding glutathione peroxidase, with product MNDNLFDIPCTTLGGEVKTLADFGGKAVLVVNTASKCGFTPQYKGLEALWQQYADQGLVILGFPCNQFGQQEPGDEAAISQFCELNFGVTFPLFKKIDVNGSQAHPLFIQLKKRAPGLLGSQGIKWNFTKFLVSGDGKSVKRYAPTTKPEALKADIQALLV from the coding sequence ATGAACGACAATCTGTTCGACATACCCTGTACCACGCTTGGCGGTGAGGTAAAAACCCTGGCGGATTTCGGGGGCAAGGCTGTGCTGGTGGTCAATACTGCCAGCAAGTGCGGCTTTACCCCGCAGTACAAGGGGCTCGAAGCCTTGTGGCAGCAGTACGCGGATCAGGGGCTGGTTATTCTGGGCTTCCCGTGCAACCAGTTCGGGCAGCAGGAGCCGGGCGATGAAGCGGCCATCTCGCAGTTTTGCGAGTTGAACTTTGGCGTGACCTTCCCGCTGTTCAAGAAGATCGACGTCAACGGCAGTCAGGCGCACCCGCTGTTTATCCAGCTCAAGAAACGCGCCCCAGGGTTGCTGGGCTCGCAAGGCATCAAGTGGAACTTCACCAAGTTCCTGGTCAGTGGCGACGGCAAAAGCGTCAAGCGTTATGCCCCGACCACCAAACCCGAAGCGCTCAAGGCGGACATCCAGGCATTGCTGGTGTGA